Proteins found in one Bacteroidales bacterium WCE2008 genomic segment:
- a CDS encoding OmpA family protein: MTLNRYRIPFLVLISCVLASAGLSAQTVRTDSLEFSVFFRQGLSEVDLNYRDNGKNLQDFADTVATLLEDPLSDLKHVYIEGAASPEGASDLNVRLAGDRARNIKEWLVGNTVLTPGQISTGGVGADWAGLARLVSKTEWEHKDTVCNIIRTTPVWIRKDGVIVDGLKKRLMELYGGTAWNWMYANLFPELRQGGASVKCYITRAADPVEARRDTVVMRQVDTVYVMVPAPAPTVYIPTIEKDLLMAVRTNLLAPLMNFGVEVPLGNRWSVGGDWYYTWLWRHWSKELDMTNCMQLLGGGLDVRYWLGESHAPGSHNRANRLLGHSVGADLYGGYYDFERDFKGYQGEYFGLGFDYKYTARLNRRRYGLRMEFTIGVGYIHSDAREYKVFTAGGDAIKTGATKNINWFGPTKAGISLVIPITRNVVHE, encoded by the coding sequence ATGACCCTAAACCGCTATCGAATTCCTTTTCTGGTACTAATATCGTGTGTTTTAGCTTCTGCCGGCTTGTCTGCCCAGACAGTCAGGACAGACAGCCTCGAGTTCAGCGTTTTCTTCAGGCAGGGACTTTCTGAGGTTGACCTCAATTACAGGGACAACGGGAAAAATCTCCAAGACTTCGCCGACACTGTCGCCACCCTGCTCGAAGACCCCCTTTCAGATTTGAAACATGTTTACATTGAAGGTGCAGCCTCTCCTGAGGGAGCTTCTGACCTTAATGTCAGGCTTGCCGGAGACCGCGCCCGCAATATAAAGGAATGGCTCGTCGGGAATACCGTGCTCACCCCAGGTCAGATATCCACTGGCGGCGTCGGAGCCGACTGGGCCGGTCTCGCCAGACTGGTCAGCAAGACCGAATGGGAGCATAAGGATACCGTCTGCAACATTATCAGGACCACTCCGGTCTGGATCCGCAAGGACGGAGTCATCGTCGATGGCCTCAAGAAAAGGTTGATGGAACTTTATGGCGGTACTGCATGGAACTGGATGTATGCGAACCTGTTCCCGGAGCTGAGGCAGGGCGGTGCTTCAGTCAAGTGCTATATCACCAGGGCCGCCGATCCTGTGGAGGCCCGGAGAGATACCGTCGTGATGCGTCAGGTCGATACCGTATATGTAATGGTGCCGGCTCCGGCGCCGACCGTATATATCCCTACCATTGAGAAAGACCTGCTGATGGCCGTCAGGACCAACCTGCTTGCCCCTCTCATGAACTTCGGAGTTGAGGTTCCCCTGGGCAACCGCTGGTCTGTCGGGGGAGACTGGTACTATACATGGCTGTGGAGGCACTGGTCCAAGGAACTTGACATGACCAACTGCATGCAGCTTCTCGGCGGCGGTCTGGATGTGCGTTACTGGCTTGGCGAAAGCCATGCTCCGGGCTCGCACAACAGGGCAAACCGTCTGCTCGGACATTCCGTCGGCGCCGATCTCTATGGCGGCTATTATGACTTCGAACGTGATTTCAAGGGGTATCAGGGCGAGTATTTCGGTCTGGGCTTTGATTATAAATACACAGCCCGTCTCAACAGGCGACGCTATGGCCTCAGGATGGAATTCACCATCGGCGTAGGCTATATCCACAGCGACGCCCGCGAGTACAAGGTGTTCACTGCCGGCGGAGATGCTATCAAGACCGGAGCCACCAAGAACATTAACTGGTTCGGCCCGACCAAGGCCGGTATTTCGCTGGTAATTCCTATTACCCGCAATGTCGTACATGAATAG